A single genomic interval of Sander lucioperca isolate FBNREF2018 chromosome 9, SLUC_FBN_1.2, whole genome shotgun sequence harbors:
- the kcnj9 gene encoding G protein-activated inward rectifier potassium channel 3: protein MALENSVFPSCPDSLSLPVEEKVEGEEVEVATEATASTGVFNLLGELGHVVTTETAPSPPPLAKVNRSFQAKLAEREAQANEPRKKTQGTEKERGRFGWVRTRRKRQRYVEKNGRCNVQHGNMRETYRFLTDIFTTLVDLNWRCSLFVFVMAYAGTWLFFGAIWYLIAYCRGDLDHLEDETWTPCVNNVNGFISAFLFSIETETTIGYGHRVITDQCPVGTMLLLLQAILGSMVNAFMVGCMFVKISQPNKRAETLVFSKHAVISLRDDKLCLMFRVGDLRSSHIVGANMRAKLIKSKQTQEGEFIPLDQTDISVGFETGDDRLFLVSPLVISHEIDVHSPFWDMSQAQLEKEDFEIVVILEGMVEATGMTCQARSSYLAEEVLWGHRFSPMMSLAEGFFDIDYGAFHHTFEVVSPSCSARELSLAAARLDAHLYWSISSRLDEEPTLTNQAAKQPDSGSADSKGGEPTFIVGEMTDIQEQTGLGELNGSVATDQSESEA, encoded by the exons atgGCGCTGGAGAACTCGGTCTTCCCCTCGTGCCCggactctctctcgctccctgtGGAGGAGAAGGTGGAAGGGGAAGAAGTCGAGGTGGCCACTGAGGCCACCGCCTCCACCGGAGTCTTCAACCTATTGGGGGAGCTGGGCCACGTCGTCACCACGGAGACAGCACCATCACCTCCACCCTTAGCCAAGGTGAACAGGTCCTTCCAGGCCAAGCTGGCTGAGCGGGAGGCCCAAGCCAATGAGCCCAGGAAGAAGACCCagggaacagagaaagagaggggacgATTCGGCTGGG TCCGGACTCGGCGTAAGAGACAGCGCTATGTGGAGAAGAACGGCCGCTGCAACGTGCAGCACGGTAACATGCGGGAGACTTATCGCTTCCTGACTGACATCTTCACCACACTGGTGGACCTCAACTGGCGCTGCTCGCTCTTCGTCTTCGTCATGGCCTACGCTGGCACGTGGCTCTTCTTCGGGGCCATCTGGTACCTCATAGCCTACTGTAG GGGGGATCTGGACCATCTGGAGGATGAGACGTGGACACCGTGCGTCAACAACGTCAATGGCTTCATCTCGGCCTTCCTCTTCTCCATCGAGACGGAGACCACCATTGGCTACGGCCACCGCGTCATCACTGACCAGTGTCCAGTGGGCaccatgctgctgctgctgcaggccaTCCTGGGCTCAATGGTCAACGCCTTCATG GTCGGCTGTATGTTTGTGAAGATTTCGCAGCCCAACAAACGGGCCGAGACGCTGGTGTTCTCCAAACACGCCGTCATCTCTCTGAGAGATGACAAGCTGTGTCTGATGTTCAGGGTGGGCGACCTGCGGAGCTCCCACATTGTCGGGGCCAACATGAGGGCTAAGCTCATCAAGTCTAAACAGACCCAGGAGG GTGAGTTCATCCCTCTGGACCAGACAGACATAAGCGTGGGCTTTGAGACAGGCGATGACCGTCTCTTCCTGGTCTCTCCGCTGGTCATCTCCCACGAGATCGACGTCCATTCTCCCTTCTGGGATATGTCGCAGGCCCAGCTGGAGAAAGAGGACTTTGAGATTGTGGTCATCCTGGAGGGAATGGTGGAGGCAACCG GGATGACGTGCCAGGCGAGGAGCTCCTATCTAGCCGAGGAAGTGTTGTGGGGTCACAGGTTTAGTCCCATGATGTCGCTGGCGGAGGGCTTCTTTGACATTGACTATGGAGCCTTTCATCACACGTTTGAG GTGGTCTCGCCCTCCTGCTCAGCACGCGAGCTGTCATTGGCTGCGGCCAGACTTGACGCTCACCTCTATTGGTCCATCTCCAGCAGGCTGGACGAAGAGCCCACCCTGACCAACCAGGCGGCCAAGCAGCCGGACAGCGGCTCGGCTGACAGCAAAGGAGGGGAGCCCACCTTCATCGTGGGAGAGATGACGGACATCCAGGAGCAGACAGGACTGGGCGAGCTGAATGGCAGCGTCGCCACCGACCAATCCGAATCAGAGGCCTAG
- the eif3f gene encoding eukaryotic translation initiation factor 3 subunit F translates to MSVYGPVVKIHPVVLASICDSYERRNEGASRVIGTLLGTVDKHSIEVTNCFSVPHNESEDEVAVDMEFAKNMYELHKRVSPTEVIIGWYATGFDITEHSVLIHEYYSREATNPIHLTMDTALQSGKMSIRAYVSAQMGVPGKTVGVMFTPLTVKYVYFDTERIGVDLLQRTRLLPSRTKGLTSDLSQVAGSAARVQDMLTTMLAYIDDVLSGKVAADNSVGRFLMDLVNKVPTISAEDFENMLNSNINDLLMVTYLSNLTQAQIALNEKLVLL, encoded by the exons ATGTCGGTGTACGGGCCAGTGGTGAAAATTCACCCCGTCGTTCTCGCTTCTATCTGCGACTCTTACGAGCGGAGAAATGAGGGCGCGAGTCGTGTTATCGGGACTCTGTTGG GTACTGTTGACAAGCACTCCATTGAAGTGACCAACTGCTTCTCTGTCCCCCATAATGAGTCTGAAGATGAG GTTGCTGTGGACATGGAGTTCGCTAAGAACATGTACGAGCTCCATAAGAGGGTGTCGCCCACTGAGGTCATCATCGGATG GTATGCCACAGGCTTTGACATCACAGAACACTCTGTGCTCATTCACGAGTACTACAGCCGTGAGGCCACCAACCCCATTCACCTGACAATGGATACCGCGCTGCAGAGTGGCAAGATGAGCATCCGTGCCTACGTCAG TGCGCAGATGGGTGTGCCAGGAAAGACCGTCGGTGTGATGTTCACCCCACTGACTGTCAAGTATGTCTACTTTGACACGGAGAGGATAGGCG TGGACCTTCTGCAGAGGACACGTTTACTTCCGAGTCGCACCAAGGGGCTGACCTCAGATCTGTCCCAAGTGGCTGGCTCTGCAGCCAGGGTACAGGACATGCTGACCACCATGCTCGCATACATTGATGATGTGCTG tCTGGCAAAGTGGCGGCAGATAACAGCGTGGGTCGCTTCCTGATGGACCTGGTCAACAAGGTTCCCACCATCTCAGCCGAGGACTTTGAGAACATGCTCAATTCCAACATTAAC GATCTGCTGATGGTGACCTACCTGTCTAACCTCACCCAAGCACAGATTGCTCTAAATGAGAAGCTGGTGCTGCTCTGA
- the LOC116040633 gene encoding MICOS complex subunit MIC26-like: MLKVTGSAMPGAVSLLPITVFAAAVDGETEPPGPLLRDELSLYTAPPQKSQYVEPEAGQLEQSVATIRKSTEPYTEWCQGTYNKIKPRVQSVVKCGNDTYAYLKNPPKDFYPRAGVIGFTGVLGLFLARGSRLKKFFYPVGLMTVSASLYYPEQAAAIAKSSGDSVYERAVQSYAALEKMVMHRSKAEKGNDSETKP; this comes from the coding sequence ATGTTGAAGGTGACAGGTAGTGCAATGCCAGGAGCTGTGAGTTTGTTGCCGATCACCGTCTTTGCTGCTGCCGTTGACGGGGAGACAGAGCCACCCGGCCCTTTACTCCGGGATGAGCTGTCTTtgtacaccgctcctccgcagAAGTCTCAGTATGTGGAGCCCGAAGCGGGTCAGCTGGAGCAAAGTGTCGCCACCATCAGGAAGTCAACAGAGCCATACACGGAGTGGTGTCAGGGCACCTATAACAAAATTAAACCCAGAGTTCAAAGTGTTGTCAAGTGTGGGAATGACACCTACGCCTACTTGAAGAATCCCCCGAAGGACTTCTATCCCCGGGCAGGAGTTATTGGCTTCACCGGTGTCCTGGGACTGTTTCTTGCCAGAGGATCCCGGCTTAAAAAGTTCTTCTACCCGGTGGGCCTGATGACCGTGAGCGCCTCCCTCTACTACCCGGAACAGGCTGCGGCCATCGCAAAGTCGAGCGGAGACTCCGTGTACGAGCGCGCGGTGCAGAGCTACGCAGCCCTGGAGAAGATGGTGATGCATCGGAGCAAAGCTGAAAAAGGCAACGACTCGGAAACTAAACCCTGA